The following proteins are co-located in the Enoplosus armatus isolate fEnoArm2 chromosome 10, fEnoArm2.hap1, whole genome shotgun sequence genome:
- the neurog1 gene encoding neurogenin-1, whose product MDSVYSDIDSNSCDFFPHTDDEDSRGSLRSTSPDSSPLCQPCSPEPEQLQQQKKRRRGRARSDATVQVVKKNRRMKANDRERNRMHNLNDALDELRGVLPAFPDETKLTKIETLRFAHNYIWALSETIRIADLQAGKTGDGPLLLRSACLGEAPSPGSDACSWSSSDSSSSSSPAYCASSPGSPAPPEDYSYLRQDAMYGFRSFVPGIY is encoded by the coding sequence ATGGACTCCGTCTACTCCGACATCGACAGCAACAGCTGCGACTTCTTCCCGCACACCGACGATGAGGACTCCCGCGGCAGCCTGCGCTCCACCTCCCCGGACTCTTCTCCGCTCTGCCAGCCGTGCTCCCCGGAGCccgagcagctgcagcagcagaagaagcgGCGCCGCGGCCGCGCTCGGAGCGATGCCACCGTGCAGGTGGTGAAGAAGAACCGGCGAATGAAAGCCAACGACCGGGAGAGGAACCGCATGCACAACCTGAACGACGCCCTGGACGAGCTGCGCGGCGTCCTGCCGGCCTTCCCGGACGAGACCAAACTCACTAAAATCGAGACTCTGCGCTTTGCGCACAACTACATCTGGGCACTGTCAGAGACGATCCGCATCGCCGACCTGCAGGCGGGAAAGACCGGCGACGGTCCCCTTCTGCTGCGCTCCGCTTGCCTCGGTGAGGCCCCGAGCCCCGGCAGCGACGCCTGCTCCTGGAGCTCCAGCGACTCTTCGTCGTCCTCCTCCCCGGCTTATTGCGCCTCCAGCCCGGGCAGCCCCGCCCCGCCGGAGGACTACAGCTACCTGCGGCAGGACGCCATGTACGGCTTCCGCAGCTTCGTGCCGGGCATCTACTGA